One Perca flavescens isolate YP-PL-M2 chromosome 9, PFLA_1.0, whole genome shotgun sequence genomic window carries:
- the LOC114561095 gene encoding cortexin-1 has protein sequence MNNFPFFSAPPPNTPTIQSVCKPCLRAPWRMNNVPTLDYELLLSPASTSLPGSPAGGSSSPSLAMVGGDSEQRTAFAFVGLLMLFLVFLLVRCFRILLDPYSRMPASSWTDHKEGLERGQFDYALV, from the coding sequence ATGAACAACTTCCCTTTCTTCTCCGCACCTCCTCCCAATACACCAACCATCCAGTCAGTGTGTAAGCCCTGCCTTCGGGCCCCTTGGAGGATGAACAATGTGCCCACACTTGACTACGAGTTGCTGCTGTCCCCGGCCAGCACCTCCCTCCCCGGCAGTCCTGCCGGTGGCAGCAGCAGCCCCTCTCTGGCAATGGTTGGGGGGGATTCTGAGCAGCGTACCGCCTTTGCCTTCGTAGGCCTCCTCATGCTTTTCCTGGTCTTCCTGCTGGTCAGGTGCTTCAGGATCTTGCTGGACCCCTACAGCCGCATGCCTGCATCATCCTGGACTGACCACAAGGAGGGGCTGGAGAGGGGCCAGTTTGATTATGCGTTGGTGTAA